In Fusarium verticillioides 7600 chromosome 6, whole genome shotgun sequence, the sequence CTCTGAATCTGGATCCGATAGCGAATCCAAAGAAAACCCTCCTAAAACcccagaaacagaaaagtCGGACTTTCACTCGGAGCCTGGCCAGGTTGGAAAAGCTGGCGACCCTCTCCCACCGTTCAAGAACCACATGATTCGACAAAGAGTTACGCGTCATGGTGCTACTCTCCCGTTGGCTCCTGAGGCCGAGTTGCCATCATGTTGCATGGAACCTGCTTTGGTTGGAGTTGTAAAGGAGGGAACAGTTAAGAAAtggcttgccaagaaggcagaGTGGGATCATAGATATGCATcaaacaaggccaaggtccaTAAAAAGATGGTGAGCGACATGGCCATCGGCTACCATGACTATGGTCCTGGTGAATGCCCTCCTCCGACTGCATTGGCAGGCCGACGCCGTGTTGATTCAAAGCTTGTAGAAGGAAGCAAGAAACAACAGAAGAGCTGGGGTCTGGCAATGTGGTCACTGTGGGGATCTAAACACGACGAGATGACAGTCGagcgagagaagaaggcagctgGACAGCCAGAAACAAGAGTTGCCACTGGTGCCGAAGGCGAAGGAGCCCGCTCCTTTGCTGATATCGAAGGACAGGATAGATTACGGTCACAACCGAACCGAGCACGAAGCCGATCTCACACCAAGGTCGTTACGGACGAAAACCAGACGGGTAGCCAGCCCATCACCGAGGATATGCCAGTTGCTCATCTTATAGAGCAGCGAaaggagcaagaagctgCGAAGCCCAGTCTACTCAGTCCCGACTTCGCGCCGGAGACTGGTGTAGCTGGTAAGAGACCGTTTCTCGGTGGCATCGCATTGCCGTTCAGTCTTAATAAGGATGCCGAGACGGCTAGTATGATGACGCTTCAGTCCAATGCCACGCAACTTCCGGGCTCACGACCTATGAGCCCAAGCTTTCAGGACGATGAAACAactcagccttctcagtcAACCCAGCTTACTTCTCAAGATGCACCAACTATTGAGATTGCAGGCAAGCGACCATTCCTCGATGGCACAGCAGTTCCTTTCAGCCTTAAAAGGGAGGCAGACACTGCCAGTATGAAGACCTTGCAGTCGAATGTTACCGCCATGCCCACCTCGAGGCCGATGAGCCCAAATATTCAGGTTTCAGAACCAGTTGAGAATTACCAAGAAAATGGAactgagaaagagaagaacggcATAATTGACGAACCAGGCTTGGTCGCCACGCCTTTGGAGCGACCTGGTTTAGACACATTTGTCACGGCTCAACAGGAGCTGCCCCGAgtcaagaaagaggaggattCATAAATAGGAGTTCTTTTTTTTGGCGCAAGGTTGGATACAGTCAATTGTTCAGTTTTGTTCAATTAGGATATCCCGTGCCAAAGCACAATCGTTAGGATCATTTTGTTTCGTTTGTAATCAACATGCATAGTCATCATTCCACAGAAAATAGGAGTATTCAACTGTTTTTTTCGTTATTGATCGAATGAGTCCATAATCATACATGGTGGTACAATGTACACGGGTATATACAGCCTTGCCAGAGATTCCCAAGTCTCCAGCTGGCATTCTAGATTCGCCTTCTGTCGAAAAATCGTCCAATTCTATAACCGCCATTCTTTTGTTCGTTCAATCCACACCGTTGAATCGTTTCCATTGCTCAACGTAGAAGtaaggatcttgaggaccCTTATCAAGACCCTTATAGTCACCAGGCTCCGCCTTGACTTGTCGGCTCACGAAGGGTGTAAGCTATTCCACCACGATTAGTCTTCCGTCATATTCACCAACAGGCGTCCATTCTCACCTTGAAATCCTTCAGTGGTGGCACAGCATATGTTCGGACCTTGTTCCACTCGATAACGTAGCCTCCGTACTTTGTGTGTCGACCCATGGAGCCAGTGCGGTTACCCTTGTAGAAGCCTTTTCCAACATCCTTGGTTGTGAGTCTGAGGTGGCGGTATCGACCGACCGATAGGGCTTGGGTAGGTCTCATGGCGAGATATTAGAGGCAGAAACGATTGGATTACTCGTTGGACAATTCGTCGGTCGGAGGCGGTGCGTATGGGGGATTTCCGAGGTCAATTGGTGCTGGCGTCGCAACTTGCAAGGTTGAATCTTGAAGTTTTGGAGATTCGGCGGTTGGCGTTGTTCCGGTTCCGGCGGAGCTGTGATGTGTTGCAGGGGTGCCGTTAACGGCCAGCCATTCATATGATCGCTGCCGGGACAGTCTTTAGGTGAATATCATGTCGATTTGATTTCAAAGGTGCCTGAAAAGTCTGAAAACATTGATTCTATTTCTTCTGCGTTCAAAGAGCGGCACATTATCACTGGGCGGTTtcttccatgtctttgaGCCATGTAAGTGGGCTGCTACACTAACGAGGGGCATTTGCGATGGACAAGGATGGCTAACGTCGTCTGGCGACATCAGCTCTAAGCTCAATTTACCTTCGCCGTCGCGAACCCATGCCTTCGACATCTCAAAATATCCACCATGGATGGGTATCCGACGGGAAGTTTGGACCACAATGTCCCCCTTCTAGTAGCTGCCGGCCTTAACTCCGAGACGAACGAGCTCCCATTGAGCGCAGAGCTGAAGGAACAGAGCATCCTTCTCCGATCAGAGCTACCACCTATCGGGGGCGAAGATGCAGAGGTTTTGGCGGAATACttcaaggatattgatgCGAGCGCAAAGTCGTGGAGTGCTTTCGAGCGAAATGAGCCATATAGATTTCGCATTAGGACTACAGGAAGAGTAGGTCGGCGCGGGGTACAACATGAAGCCTTGTTCTAACATGCGGGACAGTCGTTTCTATTACCACCTCGTCGAGCTCGTCTCCCAGAAGATATCGAACCGCTTAGCGAGCACCCAACTCTACACTCGCCATTCTCTCCGCTCAGTCCAGTATCGGCACTATATCCGGATGGTCACATCGATGCGCAATGGATCAAGAAGCATCAGGACCTCGTTCCTAGCGTGTACCTGTGCTTTTACCCCCTCACGAACGACCCAAATTCCATGACGCTTCAAGATAATCATATTAAGTCCGATATTAACAACATCAAGAGTGCTTTATTGCGTTCAGGATACAGGACACGGCTAGCTATTGTTCTGCTTGCGGACGGCGAAGGCGCTCCTCTGTCGTTGGCCGACGGGATTCAGGAGAGACTGGAGAACATACGGAGAGGGACAGCGTTGGACCCAAAGTCGGTCTTTTACATCCCATCACAGGAGTCGCAGGACGACTTGAAACAGGTTGTTGATAATGTCCTGGGCGTGCTTTACACTTCAGCCGTGGAATACTACCGGGATCTTGGACGACATGCCAGGAAGAAGCGATCTCGTGGAATAGCACCTCAACCGACCGTGCCACCTACCACCGGGACATCCCAGACCCTTTCGCTCCCAGACTGGAATTTCAGATACGATTTTAAGTCGGCCATATTTGCAGAATTTCGACAGGAGACAGATGCGGCGCTGCAGTTTTTTAAACAAGCATACGAGGTACTTCTTGGACAGGATGTGCTGGACATAATCCCCAGTTGGAGCCCTCGCTGGAATGAGGCACGACTCCTGGCGGATGTCATAGCTATCCGGTGCCTAAGGTGTCACTTGTGGCTGGGCCAAACTACGTTGGCTGTTAGAATGTGGCATTCGCATCGAGAGCGGATTGCTGACTTTGTTGATCGACGCGGACGAGGGACCAATAACTATGGATGGCAGGCCTGGGAAGCTCGATGGGCTATAGTCATGGCAAATCTGATTGAAAGAGTAGGCTTGCCAGCTTTGGCGCCAGCAACGGGAGCTTTGTTTGTCCCGCCAGACAAGTCTGTCCTAGGCGAGCGAGTGTCACCATGGGAGTTGCTGCACCATACAGGCTACTGGTATCGCATAGCGGCACGTCATCTTGTGGCTCGCCGGAAGCTTGCGTATCAGATGCCCGAGGAGGATAGGAATTCGCCGGATACAACTCCTGCATCAGCGGTGGCCAGTAAGGCATTCGCATACGATACGTACATGTGCCCGGAGCCGTACCAAGAATACCCATTATCGGGTACAGGAGTAAATCATGCACAGCTGATCATTGATTGTCTCAATGAGGCGACCTCACAATTTCGAGCTCGGAAGCAAAAGCGCGTAACGGCTGAGATATCGTTGGAGTGCGCAAGGGAGTTCGCCAATCTGAAACAATGGGATGATGCTGTGGAAACCCTACTACCATTCTGGGAGGACGTGGCGTTCAGATCGGAGGGTTGGCTCAATATATCAGAGGACCTGTGTTTGACTCTACGAAGAATCGCTGTTGGAGCTCGCCGTGCCGACCTCGTGGTTGCTGCGGACTGGGAGCTCATGAGTAACAGTGAGTATTTCGGTCCGTGATCTCGAGTGTAATATATCTAACTATGACCAGAGTTCATGCGGCAGCCACAATGGCATTACGATATTACCAGATCACTTGAAGGAATTACAGCAGTGGAGAAGCCTTCAATTAGTCTAAGCGACGAAAAGACCGGCTCGTTCATTTCAGCATCTTTCGTGTTTCGGAATAAAGAGGGCAAGGCTGGCGAGACATGTATCGCACAGCTTGCGCTCACATCACATACGTATCTGGATGCTGCTCCGATCACATTTGAGTCATTGAAGGTTGAGTTCAATGGGAGTCTCAGACCAATATTACTGGAGCAAGGGGATTCAGAGGACGAGGACTCGACCTCACAGATATCCATTCTGCCGTTATTGCTGAAAGAGGACTATGCTGAAGGGTCTGAGGATGAACTGCCGACACTTCTCAAAGGAACTTCCAACTTGACACTCCGGCCTGGTCAAACACGAGTGTTAGAAATGAGAATTCCTTTGAGGGAGCCAGGAACTGCTACGGTCTCGTCTGTAATGCTCTCACACAGTAATGAAAGCTTCAATCTGGACGCAAAGATCGGAATTCGCGACACAGATCCTATTGTTGGCTGGTACATCCAGGGCTCATCAAAACCCAGAAGTAGCCGCCCAGAAGCAGGAACAATCCGTATTCAGCCTCGACCGCCAAAAATGgagatcaagctcttggaacCCTCAGCCCAGTATTACGCAAACGAGGCCATCGAGTTAGAGGTCGAATTGATCAATGCCGAAGACGAATCCGCTACTGCTAAACTTGATATTCACCTGTTTGGAAAAGAAATACCGGCAATCCGAGTGGTGACGGAAGGTAATGAGGGCAGCGCCGAAGCAACCACAGAAGAGGCCAAGATATTGGGACTTCCTTTAGGTGCCATAAAGAGCACAGCATCAGTCAAGATGGTGCTTCATATAGATGCAGCACCGGGCCCCACGACATTCGATTTGCACTTGAAGGCGTTGTATCACCTAGACTCAGACGTTGCAACGCCGATTATGCAATTATTGACAGTCCAGGTCAATGTTGTGAATGCATTTGAGGCAAATTACGATTTGGTTCCACGACTTCACCCTGGACCGTGGCCGAGTCTATTTGACTCTGAGGGACTGGGAGATAtggaagatggtgttgccaGAGGCTTCACACAGAAGTGGTGCTTACTGTGCCACTATGCCTCGTTTGCCCAAGAGGACTTGAAGGTCCTTGGGATGGATCTCACTGTGGTCTCATGCGTTGGTGGTGCAAGATGCAGCGTGAGCCAGGGACCGGAAGTGTCACATGAAGGCATCATTATTGCCCCAAAACGATGCACGAGGCACAGTTCGATCTGATAGCCCATGAAGCGTCACGATGGAAGATCGACACCCTGTAACACTCGAACTGGCATTTGTGATTCGATGGCAACGCCAGAACCGCAGCGACGGAGCTGTCAACACAACAACCATGCCCGTTGGTAAATATCTGGTTTTGGGCACAGAGCCGCGAGTACTGGCATCGGTGTATCGCGCCACTAaagcagaagatggcatgCCAGGGTTGATGCAACTGGACATGACAGTCGAGAATCCATCCAATCACTTCCTTACCTTTGGTCTCAGCATGGAACCGAGCGAGGACTTTGCATTTTCAGGTTCAAAGCAGACAACACTGAACCTGTTACCGCAGTCGAGACGGACAACGACCTATCGGTTGTTACCGCACGTCAACGGAGTATGGATAAGGCCGAAATTGACGGTGCGAGACAAGTATTTCCAAAAGGTGCTACGCATAATACCGACAGAAGGGATGAAGATCGACGAGGAAGGACTTTTGGTGTGGGTTCCCGCAGATGAGAAGTCCGAAGAGCGAGCATAAGCTTTTATACATATTTACGCATATCAAGTCAGCAGTGTAAGCATTAGTTAGAGGGCCAGATAGATGGTGGGTGTTATTAAATGAGGTTATCACGTAAATTACGATTATTGATGTCAGTTTGTTCACAAAATGCATGTGTAGGGATTTGTCGCTGTTCACGACAGGAAGAGGCTGTATGACAAGACGCTGTGTATAGGCCCTGAGTGCGGATAAGGAAATGACAAGGTTTCACGGCTGGCAATACAATGCAAGGGCGTTACCGGTCTAACGTGTAACTCAAAAGTCAACGCACAAACAGATTCTCTCTCGTCCGTTCGTTCGGTCGTCGGCCTCGAACAAAGCGCGTGGTAAGTCCGCGAGAGATTGCTATGTATGATCCGACGGCACCCGGAGATAGATACGGAGAATTGAGTTGTATCCGAAAATGCATGGTAGACCGTAGGACGTGGTAGCGTGGCAGCGTGGGTACTCCTAAAGTGGATATGACAATATGAAGCGGGGCAGCATTTTacgagaagagaggaaatTGAGGGAGTGAGCCAATCTTGGGGCAGAAGAGAACGGCGGTCGAGACCACGTTGAGAATGGGAGATCAGCCCTTGGCACGGGATCTATGCCACTGGACCGGGAGTCAAAGATCGCAGCCTGTATTTTTAGCGTGCTTTGTGGAGATGGGTCATTAAAGGGTTTTTCGTAGAGGTTTACGAGAAGGGAGCAGTATTCATCCGTGTGAATACCCAAGTAAGATAGGTACTTCCCACGAGCAGGAGTTGGAGTGTCTAAAACAGACATTGGTATCATCATACAACAATACGTAATCCTTGTGATACAGCGAGTCAAACGTGAGAAACCTCACAACTCGAGACAAGGATCCAAAATCAATGACTCTACCATAAGCCACCCTTCGGACATCGGCCTTGGTGATTTGTCCGACCCACGCGAGTGCATGACAGTTCAGCTCGCCTATCGTATCAAACTCGCAACCAGAGTCAGCCCGATTATACTGGAGAAACAAGGGACACCGAACAAAAAGGCGCTGGTCGTGTATGTCTTGGGCTGCTGACTGGCTGCAGCTGTCGCCGGCCGGTATACGGACGAATACCTTGCCGCGTCTAGTCTCCACGACGTTTGTTTCGTTATCGTAATCACATTGCATCTAACATTGGTGCTCGGATATTTCGATGTTTTGGGGGTTTCCGCGAGAATGAGACCAAGGGGATAAGCTTGTGCTTTGATTTTCGCATCCATCAGTCACATGGCAAGGGGCACCTATGAGCAGTGTCAGTGACAGATCCTGACGTAGGGACCTAGTTATTTATTATCTTCAGCTCGTCCATCCCCAaacctttttctttctttcgtAAGCTACCCACCTACGTATCCTCGCTCTTTGCTTGCACACGACGGAAGAAGCAAACAGATACTGCAAGGCTGCATTAtttcctctccctccccgAAACAATCACGCTTGGTTGCCTGGGCCCGTTTGCACTCTCCACCATAACAACCTTAGTAGTACCAACGCTACCGTTGATTCTTCCTACATAAACTAATCcaattcttctcttttttcttcttctctccttaCAGCACTTTAATTTTGGAACATTGCCATGGCTACGACCACACCCGTTACGGCGCCCACCAACGCAATGGTCGAAGAGACTCGTCTCTCGTCTGACGAGAAGACCGAAGTTGGatccaacaacatcctcgacACTTCAGCCGATAACAAGGAGCAGCAGGCTGGCTCTGTAAccgccagcaacaacaatgcCGCTGACGAGCAGCCTCAGTACCCTGGCGCTGCAAAGCTTaccctcatcatctcgtCTCTCTGTCTCGCCATCTTTCTCGTTGCTCTTGACCAGACCATCATCGCTCCCGCACTCGGCGCCATCACAGCGCAGTTCCAGAGTGTCAAGGATATTGGATGGTATGGATCTTCGTACCTTCTTACCACCACTGCTTTGCAGCCCATGTACGGAACTATCTACAAGTACTTCAATGTCAAGATTGCGTATCTCGCtgccgtcttcatctttgagatTGGAAGTTTGATCTCTGCTGTTGCGCCGTCTTCTGTCGCTTTCATTGTCGGCCGAGCCATTGCAGGAGTGAGTTGCCTTACACGAATCCCATGAACCCTAACTGACGGCGCCTCAAGATTGGAACGGCTGGTCTCTTTTCCGGATCTATCGTTatcctctccctcatcaGTACGTCAAGACCAGCAAACTAGCTCCGTGACCATAACTAACCACAACTCCAGTGCCTCTCGAAAAGCGTCCTCTTGCCTTTGGTCTTATCGGTGGTATGTGGGGTATCGCCTCCGTTGCTGGCCCTCTTCTCGGAGGTGCCTTTACTGAACATGCCACCTGGCGCTGGTGTTTCTACATCAACCTTCCCATTGGCGGCTTGGCCATGctcattgtcttcttctttgtcaaggtTAACCGCAATGACTCGAACACTATCAACATGACCTTCATGGATCGTCTTCGCAAGCTCGACCTTGCTGGCGCCGCCATTTTCATCCCTGCCATTATCTGCTTGCTCCTTGCTCTGCAATGGGGTGGTGCTGAATATCCCTGGAACAACTCGCGTATCATCGGTCTCTTCTGTGGCTTTGGAGCCATGattgccatcttcattggCATCCAATTCTGGAAGGGTGATGAGGGAACTCTCCCGCCTCGTCTATTCAAGAACCGGGACACTTTGtccgccatcatcttcgccatGTTCTTTGGTGCCGGTTTCTTCCCTCTCATCTACTATCTCTGTAAGTCTCACCCTACATCTGCTGTCCGCCCAACTAACATTTCTCAGCTCTTTACTTCCAGGCCATCCAGGGTGTTAGCGCCGTCCAGGCTGGAATCAAGATTCTCCCTCTCCTGCTCGCGACCGTCCTCTGCTCTATCGTCTCTGGAGGTGTCATCACCGCCATTGGCTACTACAGCTATGTCATCATCCCCTGCATGGTTCTCTACACTGTCGGGTGTGGCATGCTCACAACCCTCGATGTGCATTCCCCTCTCAAGGAGTGGTTTGGCTACCAAGTCATCGCTGGCTTGGGCATTGGTGCTGGTTTCCAAATCGGTGTCCTTATCATTCAAACTGTCTTGCCTCAAGAATGGGTTCCTGTTGGCACCGCTGTTGTTCAGTTCGGCCAAGCCTTTGGAGGTGCCATCTTCGTGGCCGTGGGCCAAACTGTCTTCCAAAATGGCCTCATTGACACACTGAAGGCCGATAACATTGGTATCGACCCGActatcttcatcaacactggAGCTtcagagattgaggataCTCTGAGAAAGATGGGCCGCATTGATGCGCTCGACGCTGTCCTCAATGCGTACATGAAGGGTCTCAGAGACACCTTTTACACCTCTCTTGCTTGTGCTGCCTGTGCCCTGATTGCTTGCCTATGCTTCCGATGGAAGTCTGTCAAGAAGGGCCCAGACGGCGAGGACAGAAAGGCCGAGCCTGCTGTGCCTGTCTGAATGGATCGTGGGATCGAAGCGTAATTTGGCGATTGGAATTTTGCATAGATACCCTCGGatgtctctcttctcttggtTGCATTTGGCGCTGGTAGTAATAAGTGTCTAATATCATAGAAGGTTAATAAAAGTGGTCTTACAGTACGAAGACTCCTCATTGTGTATCATCTGGTGGTCTGTCCCATGAAACCCTTGCTTTCCTAGCTCTTGTTCTTACTCCAACATCAGCTCCCACGAACTTGAGCACCCAATCTTTTACTTGCTTGGCCTTTTGTAACTGCGGGTGCATCTGGCCGCGCTTGGAGAGCTCTCGCGTCGAATAAAGCCCAGACCCATCCCTTCTCCATAACAGACTCACCTTGGTCATGCCCCTACGGAGACTCTGACCATAGACTTTGTCCTTGAAAACGTGAAGTGCCACGTTCTGCATGAGAACTACGTCCTGACGCCGAAGGGCACTAATCTCAGCAGCTGCATTATTCTCCTCCGCAAGCCAAAACGTCACAGCGAAGCCTGTCTTTGTATTGTcgccgaggaggatctcCACTAAAGAGAGGCTGCGACCCCAACGCGTTGTGACAGTTCGTGGCTGTGCGATGGATATAATGCCGGCAATAATGTTGATAGTGATAGTTTGGGGATTGAGAGCTAGAATCCTCCGAGCCGGCGGTATATCTTCCAGATcagagagatgagaagggaCAGTATCTCTCATATTCAAATGCCCTGCCGAAGAAGTCGTCATAAACGATGTCTCCTCAAATGTTGTCTCCTCGAAACTATCAAGCTGTGATGATGGGATCGAATTGTGTAAAGCTAGGGAATGGTCATAGAACTGCGACAACACATTCTCTGGGTCTTCGTCACCAAACGACTGAGATTGTTCCTTAAACGAAATCTCAGCCGTGGTGAAGAATTCAGATTGGTTGGCgaggttgatgctgatattATGGGTCTGGCTGAACCCTGTGTGAAGCGGTTTTCTGTTCAGCGGCAGAGAACGCCACGGGGCgggacttggagatgatatCGGAGCTGTTCCTTGAGGGGCTAGCCCAAGAAACTCAGCGAAGGAGTCGTCGATTTGTGTTATTGTACAAGATTGTGTTGtgagagatgaaggaggcGGTGCGCCAGCGAAAAGGAGTAGTCGTGGTGCCATGGTATTGACCGCCTGCAGCTAGATTGGAACACTATTTCGAACTTCTCATGGTATTATTAAGGGACTGTGCTGCCCGGGAGTAGCGACTGCAcaggttcttgatgatataAGCCAAAATTCACGATTAtgtttttggtgttggcTTGTGAGTGATGCTAGAACAAAGAGAGATCGACGGCGACCACTTCCCGGCCGCAGGTACCGAGGTATCCCCCCACCCCCACAACTCCCGTGGGCCCCACAGACGTTACCGAGGCCGGCTCGTTATTCAACCTCGTTTCGTGTGCCCGTATATAACTTCAGCTCTCCAATTCCAGGCCCAATACGACTGTACTTTACCTACTGGAATCCCTAATTGAGCGTGCCAGCTGAGGTGTAACAGGCCTGCCAAAATGTCGTCCTTTCCGTTCACCATTCAAGAGCATACCATTGAAGCTTCACATATTCGAGAATACGCCCGCGCTACAGCtcattctcaagatgagAAGC encodes:
- a CDS encoding hypothetical protein (At least one base has a quality score < 10) codes for the protein MDGYPTGSLDHNVPLLVAAGLNSETNELPLSAELKEQSILLRSELPPIGGEDAEVLAEYFKDIDASAKSWSAFERNEPYRFRIRTTGRSFLLPPRRARLPEDIEPLSEHPTLHSPFSPLSPVSALYPDGHIDAQWIKKHQDLVPSVYLCFYPLTNDPNSMTLQDNHIKSDINNIKSALLRSGYRTRLAIVLLADGEGAPLSLADGIQERLENIRRGTALDPKSVFYIPSQESQDDLKQVVDNVLGVLYTSAVEYYRDLGRHARKKRSRGIAPQPTVPPTTGTSQTLSLPDWNFRYDFKSAIFAEFRQETDAALQFFKQAYEVLLGQDVLDIIPSWSPRWNEARLLADVIAIRCLRCHLWLGQTTLAVRMWHSHRERIADFVDRRGRGTNNYGWQAWEARWAIVMANLIERVGLPALAPATGALFVPPDKSVLGERVSPWELLHHTGYWYRIAARHLVARRKLAYQMPEEDRNSPDTTPASAVASKAFAYDTYMCPEPYQEYPLSGTGVNHAQLIIDCLNEATSQFRARKQKRVTAEISLECAREFANLKQWDDAVETLLPFWEDVAFRSEGWLNISEDLCLTLRRIAVGARRADLVVAADWELMSNKFMRQPQWHYDITRSLEGITAVEKPSISLSDEKTGSFISASFVFRNKEGKAGETCIAQLALTSHTYLDAAPITFESLKVEFNGSLRPILLEQGDSEDEDSTSQISILPLLLKEDYAEGSEDELPTLLKGTSNLTLRPGQTRVLEMRIPLREPGTATVSSVMLSHSNESFNLDAKIGIRDTDPIVGWYIQGSSKPRSSRPEAGTIRIQPRPPKMEIKLLEPSAQYYANEAIELEVELINAEDESATAKLDIHLFGKEIPAIRVVTEGNEGSAEATTEEAKILGLPLGAIKSTASVKMVLHIDAAPGPTTFDLHLKALYHLDSDVATPIMQLLTVQVNVVNAFEANYDLVPRLHPGPWPSLFDSEGLGDMEDGVARGFTQKWCLLCHYASFAQEDLKVLGMDLTVVSCVGGARCSVSQGPEVSHEGIIIAPKRCTRHSSI
- a CDS encoding hypothetical protein (At least one base has a quality score < 10) encodes the protein MEDRHPVTLELAFVIRWQRQNRSDGAVNTTTMPVGKYLVLGTEPRVLASVYRATKAEDGMPGLMQLDMTVENPSNHFLTFGLSMEPSEDFAFSGSKQTTLNLLPQSRRTTTYRLLPHVNGVWIRPKLTVRDKYFQKVLRIIPTEGMKIDEEGLLVWVPADEKSEERA